AACTTTAGCAGTCAAACCCTTACATGGCCAGCTCATATTTTGGACCACCTGCATGCAGTGATAGACTTGACCTGAGACCATCCTACACTAAAATAATTCACTTCACCAAACACTGCAGTGGTGGATGAATGCAGCAGCATTGCTGCTACTGCTGGCACAGTGTCTCCTACTCCTCGGGTTTAAAACACATACATAAGCCTCATCGACCCTTTTATCCaatctcctcttctctctctcttttcatttTCCTTCTCCAAAATATGAATTTCATGCTATCGGCAGTGACACAAATAGGTACATCGTATCAGAATAAGGTGAAATATTTTGCTCCATTGTTTCCTTGTCACTGCCTAACAGATCGAGGTTTCTTCAACCAGAAAAATTATATATGGAAAAGGATGTGATACGCTTGTGATCGAGGTTTCTTCACATGCATTCATAAGTTACTCATGATATGTTAGGGTCTCAAAATATCAATAGTGTCTGCATCATTTCTGTAGTTATAAATGTCATTGTTGTTCTTAAGTTTATCCATTTCTTTCATGTTTTCTACCTCAATTGTTCTTTGAAGGGTGTTCACAGAAGTTCATATTTTATTGATTTTAGAGGGAAATTAATGATACTTAAATGGATAACTAGgatagttttatttattttttatgggaatttaTGGTATTTGGGGACAAGTATGCAATTTGTCCTACATTCATGTTGATCTTTtaatcctttatatatatatatatatatatatatatatatatatatatatatatatatatttatttatttatttatttatttatttatttatttatttgaaatcaacCTGATCTGCATTTCTGCATGTAAATATTTAACTAAGGCAAATCTGATATACAATTTTTTAATGACAAAAGCTTTACAAATACTTATCATAATCAACAAAATAGTTGCATGATCTGACTGACTTTTTTGTTCACTTAATTGTGCTGATAGCCATACGATGCATGTATCGAACAAGGCATGAAAAGTTTGAGGAATTATATCTAATTTTCAATTAGCAAATAATTTATGCATTTCTTAAGCAACATAGTAAGCCAAATCAATATGCAAATAAGAACGAAGAAGGGAACGATGATGTACTGAATcttaaatctggtagggactagtaTGCAAAATATCACTTTAGTTGGACTTATCCATAAATCCATACATGACATGCGATGCTCTCCACTCCTTCGCGCTCTATAATTGACTGCGAGCGCGagacgaggaagaagagaaaaagaagaagaggccaAAAGAAGCTAATATATACACACACCGGCTATAGTGGCCGTTGAGTGTGAGTAGTTTCGTCCACCACGAAGACATGCTCTTGTTCTACCACCTCCTCTTTGTTTCCCTCCTCGGCTCGCCCTCCACGGCGGCCGACGACGGCGCCGGCTACGCGGAGGAACACCGCGCTCTTCTCTCCCTCAAGGCTCAGCTTTCCGACCCCGGCGCCACCCTCGGCCCCTGGGACGCGACCACTGACCACTGCTCCTGGCCTGGCGTCACGTGCGACGACGCCGGCGCCGTCGTCTCCCTCGACCTTTCCGGGCGCAATCTCTCCGGCCTCCTCCCTCCCGCCGTCGGTCGCCTCCGCTCTCTCCTCCGCCTCTCCGCCGCTGCCAACTCCTTCTCCGGCCCCATCCCCTCTGAACTGGCCCTCCTCCCCGCCCTCCGCCACCTCAACCTCTCCAACAACATCTTCAATGGCTCCTTCCCGGCTCCCCTCGCCCGCCTCGCCGACCTCCGCGTTCTCGACCTCTACAATAACAACCTCACCGGCCCCCTGCCCAGGGAGTTGGCCGCTCTGCCGCAGCTCCGCCACATTCACCTCGGCGGCAACTTCTTCTCCGGCTCCATCCCCCCGGAATACGGCAGCTGGCAGTTCCTCGAGTACCTCGCCATCTCCGGCAACGAGCTCGGCGGCCCCATTCCCCCGGAGATCGGCAACCTCTCCGCGCTCCGGGAGCTCTACATCGGTTACTACAACAGCTACGACGGTGGTCTCCCGCCGGAGATCGGCAACCTCTCCGCGCTGCTCCGCCTCGACGCCGCCAACTGCGGCCTCTCCGGCCGCATCCCGCCCGAGATGGGCAACCTCCGGAACCTCGACACCCTCTTCCTCCAGGTGAACGGCCTCGGCGGCGAGATCCCACCGGAGCTCAGCCGCCTCCGCAGCCTCAAGTCCATGGACCTCTCCAACAATGCCCTCACCGGCGAGATCCCGCCGAGCTTCGCCGCGCTCAGCAACCTCACTCTCCTCAACCTCTTCCGCAACAAGCTGTTCGGTGCAATCCCGGAGTTCGTGGGCGACCTCCCCGAGCTCGAGGTGCTCCAGGTGTGGGAGAACAACTTCACAGGGAGCATCCCTCGCCGTCTAGGAACCAACGGCCGCCTTCAGCTCCTCGACCTTTCGTCGAACAAGCTCACCGGGTCGCTCCCCCCGGACCTCTGCTACGGCAATAAGCTCCAAACCTTGATCGCCCTCGGCAACTTCCTCTTCGGCCAGATACCGGAGTCCCTCGGACGCTGCGAATCCTTGAGCCGCATCAGAATGGGCGACAACTACCTCAACGGAACCATTCCGCAAGGCCTCCTCAGCTTGCCGAATCTGTCCCAGGTGGAGCTCCAGGACAACTACCTCACCGGCGGATTCCCCGACACCGGTAGCTCTTCCATTTCTCCCAATCTTGGACAGGTTTGCCTCTCCAACAACCGGCTCGCCGGCCCCTTGCCGTCGTCCATCGGGAACTATTCCGGCCTCCAGAAGCTGTTGCTGAACCAGAACTCCTTCACCGGCAGAATTCCGCCCGAGGTCGGAAGGCTGCAGCAGCTGTCCAAGCTGGACTTGAGCAGCAACCGCTTCTCTGGCCCGATCGCCCCGGAGATGAGCAAGTGCAAGCTGCTGACCTTCGTGGATCTCAGCAGGAACGAGCTGTCCGGCGACGTCCCGGCGGATGTAGCCGCCATGCGGATCTTGAATTACCTCAACCTGTCGAGGAATCATCTGGAGGGCCCAATCCCGGTGGCCATCTCGACGATGCAGAGCCTGACGGCGGTGGATTTCTCCTACAACAACCTATCGGGCGTCGTGCCGAGCACCGGCCAGTTTAGCTACTTCAACGCCACGTCCTTCGTCGGCAACCCGGACCTGTGCGGCCCTTATCTCGGCCCGTGCCGGCCCGGGATCTCCGACGACTCCCACACCGCCCGCGCCAAAGGCGCCCTCTCCGCCTCTTTCAAGCTCTTGCTCGTCATCGGCCTTCTCATCTGTTCCATTGCCTTCGCCATTGCGGCCATCATCAAGGCTCGGTCCTTGAAGAGGGCCAGCGAGGCCCGGGCGTGGAGGCTGACCGCGTTCCAGCGGCTGGACTTCACGTGCGACGACGTGCTGAACTGCTTGAAAGAGGAGAACATCATCGGGAAGGGAGGGGCCGGGGTCGTCTACAAGGGCGTGATGCCCGACGGCGAACAGGTTGCCGTCAAGAGGCTTCCGGCGATGAGCAGAGGATCGTCGCACGACCACGGGTTCAACGCCGAGATACAGACTCTGGGGAGGATCCGCCACCGGCACATCGTGAGGCTGCTGGGTTTCTGCTCCAACCACGAGACCAACCTGCTggtctacgagtacatgcccaACGGCAGCCTCGGGGAGGTTCTCCATGGCAAGAAGGGCGGGCACCTGCACTGGGACACGAGGTACAAGATCGCGGTGGAGGCCGCCAAGGGTCTGTGCTACCTCCACCATGACTGCTCCCCGCTGATCCTCCACCGGGATGTGAAGTCCAACAACATCCTCCTGGATTCCAACTTCGAAGCTCATGTCGCCGACTTCGGGCTCGCCAAGTTCTTGCAGGACACGGGCACGTCCGAGTGCATGTCCGCCATTGCCGGTTCTTACGGTTACATAGCACCAGGTTCTCTTCCTTCTCCGCCGCCCAATTGATTTCGATTCTCCTGATAAAAGCTTGGtcatacatattatgcatgaatgAACAATTAACATCTTTCTTTCTATCCATGTTAGCTTTACAATCTTGTTCACTACTTTGTTAAagcttcatcatcatcatgcttCGAATCATCTGCCTCATTAGATTTATCTATGTAGCCATCGTTGGTTGATCTGTGAGCCTAGTCTTGGATTTGGGATGATGCTATCTGCAATTTTTGGTCGGTTCCTTCCTCCCTGTTGGGAGTGTAAAGATATAGATCATGTTTCGTCTATACGCATAAGCTTTTAGATAGACTGAGATGGAACAAAaaatgtttcaaaagagcctcatGAATTGGTGTCGAACCATTTGTCATCCTGAGATGCATGCATGAGGGAGAGTAGAGTATTAATTTATGGAAAGCATGGATCCATGTCTCAATTCTTTTAGATATAATGATACTGATGAAAGGTTTCTCATATTTTAATCTGTGCTagctacctttttttttttgtgttctcgATTCAGTCGAAACATGTTGATACTGTTCCTCAGCATCCTGCTGTTTTGGTCCACAGAGTATGCTTACACCCTCAAAGTGGACGAAAAGAGCGATGTTTACAGCTTCGGTGTGGTGCTGCTGGAACTCGTGACCGGGAGGAAGCCCGTCGGTGAATTCGGTGACGGCGTCGACATCGTACAGTGGGTGAGGAAGGTGACGGGCTCGAACAAGGAGGAGGTGACTAAAATCTTGGACCCAAGGCTTCCGACCCTCCCCGTCCACGAGGCGATGCATGTGTTCTACGTCGCGATGCTCTGCGTGGAGGAGCAGAGCGTGGAGCGGCCGACGATGAGGGAGGTCGTTCAGATCCTCACCGAGCTCCCTAAGCCGCCG
The DNA window shown above is from Musa acuminata AAA Group cultivar baxijiao chromosome BXJ2-4, Cavendish_Baxijiao_AAA, whole genome shotgun sequence and carries:
- the LOC135611304 gene encoding leucine-rich repeat receptor-like serine/threonine-protein kinase BAM1, giving the protein MLLFYHLLFVSLLGSPSTAADDGAGYAEEHRALLSLKAQLSDPGATLGPWDATTDHCSWPGVTCDDAGAVVSLDLSGRNLSGLLPPAVGRLRSLLRLSAAANSFSGPIPSELALLPALRHLNLSNNIFNGSFPAPLARLADLRVLDLYNNNLTGPLPRELAALPQLRHIHLGGNFFSGSIPPEYGSWQFLEYLAISGNELGGPIPPEIGNLSALRELYIGYYNSYDGGLPPEIGNLSALLRLDAANCGLSGRIPPEMGNLRNLDTLFLQVNGLGGEIPPELSRLRSLKSMDLSNNALTGEIPPSFAALSNLTLLNLFRNKLFGAIPEFVGDLPELEVLQVWENNFTGSIPRRLGTNGRLQLLDLSSNKLTGSLPPDLCYGNKLQTLIALGNFLFGQIPESLGRCESLSRIRMGDNYLNGTIPQGLLSLPNLSQVELQDNYLTGGFPDTGSSSISPNLGQVCLSNNRLAGPLPSSIGNYSGLQKLLLNQNSFTGRIPPEVGRLQQLSKLDLSSNRFSGPIAPEMSKCKLLTFVDLSRNELSGDVPADVAAMRILNYLNLSRNHLEGPIPVAISTMQSLTAVDFSYNNLSGVVPSTGQFSYFNATSFVGNPDLCGPYLGPCRPGISDDSHTARAKGALSASFKLLLVIGLLICSIAFAIAAIIKARSLKRASEARAWRLTAFQRLDFTCDDVLNCLKEENIIGKGGAGVVYKGVMPDGEQVAVKRLPAMSRGSSHDHGFNAEIQTLGRIRHRHIVRLLGFCSNHETNLLVYEYMPNGSLGEVLHGKKGGHLHWDTRYKIAVEAAKGLCYLHHDCSPLILHRDVKSNNILLDSNFEAHVADFGLAKFLQDTGTSECMSAIAGSYGYIAPEYAYTLKVDEKSDVYSFGVVLLELVTGRKPVGEFGDGVDIVQWVRKVTGSNKEEVTKILDPRLPTLPVHEAMHVFYVAMLCVEEQSVERPTMREVVQILTELPKPPLKQGEDSSSGNVSAPPPPAAPVESPAKENKDEQQQQPASNSPPSDLLSI